The Eublepharis macularius isolate TG4126 chromosome 8, MPM_Emac_v1.0, whole genome shotgun sequence genome contains a region encoding:
- the LOC129335043 gene encoding uncharacterized protein LOC129335043 yields the protein MPKGKAKGPSKGKQAAKKPAAKRVVPALSSSDEEDGGVPISQILARIAALEKARSVPPATSGGTVRQKSSRLATKSAFRRDILTRLSALEESAGVTAGSSSGDVQAAGEVLEVQEASGTEQAWAEEGGPLALAVEPPVAESAEDTGKNTSTPQNYSWPWGPWPQGVPSTLPGHSQALGSQAGSSQALATATVHSPWSQPNNWGQFGAAAPSGHGQSLGSQVNWYGGVPHGASGQPAVWQAYPPGGWNPQIGTVSYGMVPFNALPFGDTALPLGDHLTQATREKILRGEYVDIFTLLFRELEKKDKEDLDERDKEKLKRRKVDRNWHNWLPGMFIYAGVIARAQPWRAAPLFQYMDIIYKGYTEFSGTAWMQYDEEFRMRAALNPAMQWDRIHQQLWLQGFEFGFRIPFRGNRVPFMSPNLKSVVGMEEVVRAKIAKECAEGRVLGPFPSPPVPCLRVSPLGVVPKKAAGEFRLIHHLSYPRGSSVNDAIPEHLCSVRYTSFDQAVKVVRRCGVGAEMAKCDIKSAFRLLPVHPDDFELLGFSFEGQFYMDRALPMGCSISCASFERFSSFLEWALKHRLRCFDACHYLDDYLFVGPEGSGQCARLLAGFIALAEELGVPLAHEKTEGPVTVLTFLGIELDTRQQASRLPMEKLRDLRARLASFQGKRKVSLLELQQLVGHLNFACRVVAPGRAFLRRLCEAMSKASKPNHRIRITRDMRADIQVWEDFLGSFNGVSFWREDVLLEAELQVTSDASGSTGFGVYFRGHWCAEQWPAEWAGQGLTRDLTFLEFFPILVAVCLWGKDLANHSVHFWCDNMAVVQVVNSLSSKSRRVMRLVRVFTLQCLRLNILFRAKHVPGVSNCIADALSRLQMARFRQLAPEADLQPALMPQFLWQIGEQKRAGPFV from the exons ATGCCTAAAGGAAAGGCCAaaggcccatctaagggcaagcaggcTGCCAAaaagcctgctgcaaagcgtgtGGTTCCAGCTTtgtcttcctcagatgaggaggatgggggtgTGCCTATTTCCCAGATTTTGGCACGCATTGCAGCGCTGGAGAAAGCCAGGAGCGTTCCTCCTGCAACATCAGGGGGGACAGTACGTCAGAAATCCAGTCGGCTAGCCACAAAGTCGGCTTTTCGACGCGATATACTCACAcgtctttctgcccttgaggagtCTGCAGGTGTGACGGCTGGCTCGTCGAGCGGTGATGTCCAGGCGGCTGGTGAGGTTTTGGAGGTCCAAGAAGCCAGTGGTACTGAACAGGCCTGGGCGGAAGAAGGTGGGCCGCTTGCATTGGCTGTGGAACCTCCAGTGGCTGAATCCGCTGAAGATACTGGTAAGAACACTTCCACACCACAGAATTAttcatggccttgggggccttggcctCAAGGAGTTCCCTCTACACTGCCTGGCCATTCACAGGCACTTGGTTCTCAGGCTGGATCCTCTCAGGCCTTGGCCACGGCCACTGTTCATTCACCATGGAGTCAGCCTAATAATTGGGGACAGTTTGGGGCCGCAGCACCTTCTGGCCATGGACAGTCTTTAGGATCTCAGGTTAATTGGTATGGGGGTGTCCCTCATGGGGCTTCTGGGCAGCCTGCAGTATGGCAGGCTTATCCCCCGGGTGGTTGGAACCCTCAAATTGGGACGGTGAGTTATGGTATGGTCCCCTTTAATGCATTGCCATTTGGCGATACGGCTCTTCCCTTGGGAGATCATTTAACTCAAGCCACTAGGGAGAAAATCCTACGTGGTGAATATGTagacatctttacccttctctttagggaactagagaagaaggataaggaagatTTAGATGAGCGTGATAAAGAAAAGCTGAAGCGTAGAAAGGTGGATAGGAATTGGCATAATTGGCTGCCTGGAATGTTCATTTATGCGGGTGTCATTGCTCGGGCGCAGCCCTGGCGGGCAGCTCCGCTTTTTCAATATATGGATATTATTTACAAGGGCTATACGGAGTTCTCGGGCACAGCCTGGATGCAAtatgacgaggagttccgtatgagGGCGGCCCTCAACCCAGCTATGcagtgggaccgcattcaccagcagctgtggctgcag GGTTTTGAGTTCGGTTTTCGAATTCCGTTCCGTGGCAATAGGGTCCCCTTCATGTCCCCCAACTTGAAGTCTGTGGTGGGTATGGAGGAAGTGGTACGGGCAAAAATTGCCAAGGAATGTGCGGAGGGCCGGGTGTTGGgcccatttccctcccccccagtTCCTTGCTTGCGGGTTTCTCCGCTGGGTGTGGTGCCCAAAAAGGCAGCTGGTGAGTTCCgtctgatccaccacctgtcttaTCCCAGAGGTAGCTCGGTTaacgatgccattccagagcatcTTTGTTCAGTGCGCTACACttcatttgaccaggcggtcaaggtggtgcggcGATGTGGGGTAGGTGCGGAGATGGcgaagtgcgacattaagtcggctttTCGCCTTCTACCGGTTCACCCCGACGACTTCGAGCTCCTGGGATTCTCCTTTGAGGGTcagttttacatggatagggcgctccctatgggctgctctaTTTCATGTGCTTCGTTTGAGCGGTTTAGCTCGTTCCTTGAGTGGGCATTGAAGCATCGGTTGCGATGCTTTGatgcctgtcattatttagatgattaccTTTTCGTGGGACCGGAGGGATCAGGACAGTGTGCCCGTTTATTAGCGGGCTTTATTGCCCtagctgaggaactgggggtcCCCTTAGCCCATGAAAAGACAGAGGGTCCAGTTACTGTTTTGACCTTTCTGGGCATTGAGTTAGACACTAGGCAGCAAGCTTCCCGTTTGCCTATGGAGAAACTACGGGACTTGCGTGCCCGTCTGGCATCGTTCCAGGGGAAACGTAAAGTTTCTCTCTTGGAGCTTCAGCAACTAGTagggcatttgaattttgcctgtcGTGTGGTTGCTCCGGGAAGGGCATTTCTTAGACGCCTGTGTGAGGCAATGAGTAAGGCCAGTAAGCCTAATCATAGAATACGTATTACTAGAGACATGCGGGCGGATATACAAGTCTGGGAGGACTTCTTGGGCTCGTTTAATGGCGTCTCTTTTTGGAGAGAGGATGTGCTGCTTGAAGCAGAGCTTCAGGTTACTTCAGATGCATCCGGGTCTACTGGTTTTGGTGTATATTTtcgtgggcactggtgtgcggagcAGTGGCCTGCGGAGTGGGCAGGTCAGGGGCTCACCAGAGACCTGACATTCCTTgagttctttcccatccttgtaGCGGTTTGTTTGTGGGGGAAGGACCTTGCGAACCActctgtgcacttttggtgcgataatatggctgtGGTCCAAGTTgttaactccctttcatccaaatcacgCAGGGTAATGAGGTTAGTCAGGGTTTTTACACTGCAGTGTTTGCGATTGAATATACTGTTTAGAGCAAAGCACGTCCCAGGGGTGAGCAACTGCAtcgcggacgctttgtctcgcttgcagatggcgcgatttcgacagcttgcccccgaagCCGATTTGCAGCCGGCTCTGATGCCGCAATTTCTGTGGCAGATTGGAGAGCAGAAGCGTGCAGGGCCATTCGTTTAG